The proteins below are encoded in one region of Thioalkalivibrio sp. K90mix:
- a CDS encoding penicillin-binding protein 2 encodes MGALKRQVSHGRLKVLLVVSALVLVALVLRAIDLQVLSRDFLTQQGEQRQVRTLTESAHRGMVTDRNGEPLAISAPVQTAWANPKDLLEQRDRWPELAEALQVDADWLAERIESRAGREFMYLRRHMLPAQAEQVTALRIQGLGLTREFRRYYPHGETTSHILGYTDIDDRGQEGVELAFNDWLSGAPGAKRVLRDRHGRTIRDVASIRPARDGRTLRLTIDQRLQYLAYRELKAAVAEHDAQGGSAVLLDARTGDVLAMVNQPSFNPNNRGSIRSELARNRSLTDSMEPGSVIKPFTVAAALDAGIIDPNVTLDTRPGTMRVGRLTVRDFRDYGVIDLTTLIARSSNVGATKLALDLPPDRFWQVLHQAGFGQSTGTHFPGEVSGRLRDFPTWREVEQATMGYGYGLSITPLQMAAAYTAFANDGQRIPVRLVQTADDLREPAGVMTPETAQRVLAMMEHTIGSEGTARQAAIDGYRIAGKTGTSRKSGPGGYTEDRYISSFVGLAPASDPRFVMAVVIDEPNAGTYFGGAVAAPVFRNVIGSALRMFNVRPDAMPDIPMQFAAEREGST; translated from the coding sequence ATGGGAGCGCTGAAGCGTCAGGTCAGCCATGGCCGTCTGAAGGTGCTGCTGGTGGTCTCCGCGCTGGTGCTTGTGGCCCTGGTGCTGCGCGCAATCGATCTGCAGGTCCTCAGCCGCGATTTCCTCACGCAGCAGGGCGAGCAGCGCCAGGTGCGTACGCTGACCGAATCGGCCCATCGCGGCATGGTCACGGATCGCAACGGCGAGCCGCTGGCGATCTCCGCCCCGGTGCAGACCGCCTGGGCGAACCCGAAGGACTTGCTGGAGCAACGCGATCGCTGGCCGGAACTGGCCGAGGCGCTGCAGGTTGATGCCGACTGGCTGGCCGAGCGCATCGAGTCGCGCGCCGGCCGGGAATTCATGTACCTGCGCCGGCATATGCTGCCGGCCCAGGCGGAGCAGGTGACCGCCTTGCGCATCCAGGGCCTTGGCCTGACGCGTGAGTTCCGGCGCTACTACCCGCATGGCGAGACGACCTCGCACATCCTTGGCTACACCGATATTGACGATCGCGGGCAGGAGGGCGTCGAGCTTGCGTTCAACGACTGGCTGTCGGGCGCGCCGGGTGCCAAGCGGGTGTTGCGCGACCGCCACGGACGCACGATCCGCGATGTGGCCAGTATCCGCCCCGCCCGCGACGGCCGCACGCTGCGCCTGACCATCGATCAGCGCCTGCAGTATCTGGCCTACCGCGAGCTGAAGGCCGCGGTGGCGGAGCATGATGCCCAGGGCGGGTCGGCCGTGCTGCTGGACGCCCGTACGGGTGATGTCCTGGCGATGGTCAATCAGCCGAGTTTCAACCCGAACAATCGCGGTTCGATCCGCTCGGAGCTCGCGCGCAACCGATCCCTGACCGACAGCATGGAGCCGGGTTCCGTCATCAAGCCCTTCACCGTTGCGGCGGCCCTGGATGCCGGCATCATCGACCCCAATGTGACCCTGGACACCCGTCCCGGGACCATGCGTGTCGGGCGGCTGACCGTGCGCGACTTTCGGGACTATGGCGTGATTGACCTGACCACCCTGATCGCGCGCTCCAGCAATGTCGGCGCGACCAAGCTGGCGCTGGACCTGCCGCCGGACCGATTCTGGCAGGTGCTGCACCAGGCCGGGTTCGGCCAGTCGACCGGGACCCACTTCCCGGGCGAGGTGAGCGGCCGTCTGCGCGACTTCCCGACCTGGCGCGAGGTCGAACAGGCCACGATGGGGTATGGCTACGGCCTCTCCATTACGCCACTGCAGATGGCCGCGGCCTATACCGCATTTGCCAACGACGGTCAGCGCATCCCGGTACGGCTGGTGCAGACGGCCGATGACCTGCGCGAGCCGGCCGGCGTGATGACCCCGGAGACGGCCCAGCGCGTGCTCGCCATGATGGAGCACACGATCGGCTCCGAAGGTACGGCCCGCCAGGCCGCGATCGACGGCTACCGCATCGCGGGCAAGACCGGTACCAGCCGCAAGAGCGGGCCCGGTGGCTATACCGAAGATCGCTATATCTCCAGCTTTGTGGGTCTCGCGCCGGCGTCCGATCCGCGTTTCGTGATGGCCGTGGTGATCGACGAACCCAATGCTGGCACCTACTTCGGCGGCGCCGTGGCGGCGCCGGTATTCCGCAACGTGATCGGCTCGGCGCTGCGGATGTTCAACGTGCGCCCGGACGCGATGCCGGATATCCCCATGCAGTTCGCCGCCGAACGCGAGGGCTCGACATGA
- the murF gene encoding UDP-N-acetylmuramoyl-tripeptide--D-alanyl-D-alanine ligase produces MIRMTGQELADAVRGRLENGDGERVFEGVFTDTRQPLEGGLFVALRGPRFDAHEHVAADLPAAVLLVERVLDVPHPQVVVADTGEALGRLAQHWRRRSRARVIALTGSNGKTTTKEMLRCILEGVGSVHATQGNLNNEIGVPLTLLAMPEDTDYAVIEMGANHAGEIGRMARWTEPMVAMITNAGRAHLEGFGSLEGVAHAKAEIFSGLPSQGGTAVINLDDPFADYWLSLNEHHHCQRFSLEGGGEIEGVWQAPDRLRLTILGAGRDLRLASPGRHVAANAIAAAAAANAVGVAIDAIANGLAGWTPVQGRLQELWHVSGARLWDDTYNANPDSLRAGLEVLAAMPGRRILVLGAMGELGAETPVLHRETGALARAMGVDYCLALGEAARDSAEAFGEGGEWFADHDALRTRLEALLEDETTVLIKGSRSQHMERIIEGLETAPSARGAANAVRAD; encoded by the coding sequence ATGATCCGGATGACCGGACAGGAACTGGCGGACGCCGTGCGCGGCCGTCTGGAAAACGGCGACGGCGAGCGGGTCTTCGAGGGGGTGTTCACCGACACCCGGCAACCGCTCGAAGGAGGGCTGTTCGTGGCGCTGCGCGGCCCGCGCTTTGATGCCCACGAGCATGTCGCCGCCGACCTGCCGGCCGCTGTGCTACTGGTGGAGCGCGTGCTGGATGTCCCGCACCCGCAGGTGGTCGTGGCCGATACCGGCGAGGCCCTGGGCCGGCTGGCCCAGCACTGGCGCCGCCGCAGCCGGGCGCGGGTGATCGCGCTGACCGGCTCCAACGGCAAGACCACCACCAAAGAGATGCTGCGCTGCATCCTCGAGGGCGTGGGCTCGGTGCATGCCACCCAGGGCAACCTGAATAACGAGATCGGCGTGCCGCTGACGCTGCTGGCCATGCCCGAGGACACCGATTACGCGGTGATCGAGATGGGCGCCAACCATGCCGGCGAGATCGGGCGCATGGCGCGCTGGACCGAACCGATGGTCGCCATGATCACCAACGCCGGGCGGGCCCATCTGGAGGGCTTTGGCAGCCTTGAGGGGGTGGCCCACGCGAAGGCCGAAATCTTCTCGGGGCTGCCGTCCCAGGGCGGTACGGCGGTGATCAATCTGGACGACCCGTTCGCCGACTATTGGCTGTCGCTGAACGAGCACCACCACTGCCAGCGCTTTTCCCTGGAGGGCGGTGGCGAGATCGAGGGTGTGTGGCAGGCCCCCGACCGCCTGCGTCTGACGATCCTGGGCGCCGGCCGTGACCTGCGTCTGGCCAGCCCGGGGCGCCATGTCGCTGCCAATGCGATCGCCGCGGCCGCCGCGGCGAATGCGGTGGGTGTGGCGATCGACGCGATCGCCAACGGTCTGGCGGGCTGGACGCCGGTGCAGGGGCGTTTGCAGGAGCTCTGGCATGTCAGCGGTGCCCGCCTCTGGGACGACACCTACAACGCCAACCCCGACTCGCTGCGCGCGGGGCTCGAGGTGCTGGCCGCGATGCCCGGCCGGCGCATCCTCGTGCTGGGTGCGATGGGGGAACTGGGCGCCGAGACCCCGGTGCTGCACCGTGAGACCGGGGCGCTGGCCCGCGCGATGGGTGTGGACTACTGCCTGGCCCTGGGCGAGGCCGCGCGCGACAGCGCCGAGGCGTTTGGCGAGGGCGGCGAGTGGTTTGCCGACCATGACGCCCTGCGGACGCGCCTGGAAGCACTGCTGGAGGACGAGACCACGGTCCTGATCAAGGGCTCGCGCAGCCAGCACATGGAGCGAATCATCGAAGGGCTGGAGACGGCCCCGTCGGCGCGGGGGGCTGCGAATGCTGTACGCGCTGACTGA
- a CDS encoding YraN family protein → MFRPGMAGQAAEDRAAHYLTGQGLILVARNVRRPWGELDLVAREGDTLVLVEVRKRSHRNFGGGAESIDAGKRRRLLRAAEGYLQETRWQGPVRFDVVLLDGDDTIEWLPDAIQGDRA, encoded by the coding sequence ATGTTTCGCCCGGGCATGGCCGGCCAAGCCGCCGAGGACCGTGCGGCGCACTACCTGACCGGGCAAGGCCTCATCCTGGTGGCGCGCAACGTGCGCCGCCCGTGGGGCGAGCTGGATCTGGTCGCACGCGAGGGCGATACGCTGGTTCTGGTCGAGGTACGCAAGCGCAGCCACCGCAACTTTGGCGGCGGAGCCGAGAGCATCGATGCCGGCAAGCGCAGGCGACTGCTACGGGCGGCCGAGGGCTATCTGCAGGAGACCCGCTGGCAAGGCCCCGTGCGCTTCGATGTCGTGCTGCTGGACGGCGACGACACGATCGAATGGCTGCCCGACGCCATTCAGGGGGACCGGGCATGA
- the mraZ gene encoding division/cell wall cluster transcriptional repressor MraZ, giving the protein MFRGVSQLNLDAKGRLAMPARYRDTLAASCGGQLVITVDPDRCLLLYPFPEWERIEQSLMSRPNMNPKVRNLQRLLVGHATECELDGSGRLLLPTPLRQYASLDKRAVLLGQGNKFEIWDADAWDARCEQALGGDVDDDALESIAL; this is encoded by the coding sequence ATGTTTCGAGGCGTAAGCCAACTCAATCTGGATGCCAAGGGTCGCTTGGCCATGCCCGCGCGCTATCGCGATACGCTGGCGGCGTCCTGTGGTGGCCAGCTGGTGATTACCGTAGACCCCGACCGGTGCCTGCTCCTGTATCCGTTCCCCGAGTGGGAGCGCATCGAGCAAAGTCTGATGTCCCGCCCCAACATGAATCCGAAGGTCCGTAATCTGCAGCGCCTCCTGGTCGGTCATGCGACCGAGTGCGAGCTGGACGGTAGCGGCCGTCTCCTGCTGCCGACGCCGCTGCGCCAGTACGCCAGTCTGGACAAGCGCGCGGTGCTGCTGGGGCAGGGCAACAAGTTCGAGATCTGGGATGCCGATGCCTGGGATGCCCGTTGCGAGCAGGCGCTGGGGGGTGACGTGGATGACGACGCACTCGAGTCCATTGCGTTGTGA
- the ftsL gene encoding cell division protein FtsL: protein MVFRGFILIILATGVFASAVGVVAAKHEARQAFIAHQSELSERDALNLEWTQLQIEQSTWATQGRIERQALEELGMIKPEPDRIVVIGGRTWER from the coding sequence ATGGTCTTTCGCGGCTTCATCCTGATCATCCTGGCGACCGGGGTCTTTGCCTCCGCCGTCGGTGTGGTGGCGGCCAAGCACGAGGCACGCCAGGCCTTTATCGCGCATCAGTCGGAGCTTTCGGAGCGCGACGCGCTGAACCTGGAGTGGACGCAGCTGCAGATCGAGCAGTCGACCTGGGCGACGCAGGGCCGTATCGAGCGGCAGGCGCTCGAGGAACTGGGCATGATCAAGCCCGAGCCGGATCGCATCGTGGTGATCGGGGGGCGCACATGGGAGCGCTGA
- a CDS encoding UDP-N-acetylmuramoyl-L-alanyl-D-glutamate--2,6-diaminopimelate ligase: protein MMAANTVQTVATLGRLWPAGAPALPSEVAGQRVTDLAQDSRRVTPGAVFVALRGTQGHGLAHARAAAEQGAVAILWDEAEAAPALSIPVLHLPGLRVALPAICDALWGAWPADYPVVAVTGTDGKTSVSQLFAGALEQLGVPTGVVGTLGTGRFGALEDCGHTTPGVIDLHRHLAHLTADGCRALSIEASSHGLEQGRMAGLPVRVAVLTRLGSDHLDFHGSQQAYADAKARLFAWPGLETAVLNADDALGQRLIRETTAEHILTYSAVGASADLVAREVEAGSDGIRFTLEVAGEAWPVQAALFGLFQVGNLLATLAALRALGHSWPAAVDAVSRLRGVPGRMERFELPSGALLVVDYAHTEQALAAALDALRPHTAGRLIAVFGCGGDRDVTKRPAMGRAASARADQVIVTDDNPRSEDPAAIRAAVLAGCDRPEACRELGDREAAVRAAVAEAGPGDVILLAGKGHETTQQVGTQFYPFSDRELALALAARTNAGDSGGGIQ, encoded by the coding sequence ATGATGGCGGCGAATACGGTCCAGACCGTCGCGACACTGGGCCGCCTGTGGCCCGCCGGGGCGCCAGCGCTGCCGAGCGAGGTCGCCGGGCAGCGTGTCACCGACCTTGCCCAGGACAGCCGCCGGGTGACCCCGGGTGCCGTCTTCGTGGCCCTGCGCGGGACCCAGGGCCACGGCCTTGCCCATGCGCGGGCCGCGGCCGAGCAGGGGGCTGTGGCCATCCTGTGGGACGAGGCCGAGGCGGCCCCCGCCCTGAGCATCCCGGTGCTGCATCTCCCGGGCCTGCGCGTCGCGCTGCCGGCGATCTGTGACGCCCTGTGGGGTGCCTGGCCGGCCGATTATCCCGTCGTCGCGGTGACCGGTACTGATGGCAAGACCTCGGTCAGCCAGTTGTTCGCCGGCGCCCTGGAGCAGCTCGGTGTCCCCACAGGGGTGGTCGGGACGCTGGGCACGGGCCGCTTTGGGGCGCTGGAAGATTGTGGCCACACGACCCCGGGCGTGATCGACCTGCATCGACACCTCGCGCATTTGACCGCCGACGGCTGCCGGGCGCTCTCGATCGAGGCCTCGTCCCACGGCCTCGAACAGGGGCGGATGGCCGGGTTGCCGGTGCGCGTCGCCGTGCTGACCCGGCTGGGTTCGGACCATCTGGATTTTCATGGCAGCCAGCAGGCCTATGCCGACGCCAAGGCGCGGCTGTTCGCCTGGCCGGGGCTGGAGACCGCGGTGCTCAATGCCGACGACGCCCTCGGGCAGCGCCTGATCCGTGAAACCACGGCTGAACACATCCTCACCTACAGTGCCGTCGGGGCCTCCGCCGACCTGGTCGCGCGGGAGGTCGAGGCAGGCTCCGACGGCATTCGCTTCACGCTGGAGGTGGCCGGCGAGGCCTGGCCGGTGCAAGCGGCCCTGTTCGGGCTGTTCCAGGTCGGCAATCTGCTGGCGACGCTCGCCGCCCTGCGGGCGCTGGGTCATTCCTGGCCGGCCGCCGTCGATGCGGTGTCGCGCCTGCGCGGTGTCCCGGGGCGCATGGAGCGCTTCGAACTGCCCAGTGGGGCATTGCTGGTCGTGGACTATGCCCACACCGAACAGGCGCTGGCCGCGGCGCTGGATGCCTTGCGCCCGCACACGGCCGGCCGCCTGATCGCAGTCTTTGGCTGTGGTGGAGACCGCGATGTCACCAAGCGTCCGGCCATGGGGCGGGCCGCCAGTGCGCGCGCCGACCAGGTGATCGTGACGGACGACAACCCGCGTTCCGAAGACCCGGCCGCGATCCGCGCCGCCGTACTCGCCGGCTGTGACCGGCCCGAGGCCTGCCGCGAGCTGGGCGATCGGGAGGCGGCGGTGCGCGCGGCGGTGGCCGAGGCGGGCCCGGGCGACGTCATCCTGCTGGCGGGCAAGGGGCACGAGACCACTCAGCAGGTGGGTACGCAGTTTTATCCGTTCAGTGATCGCGAGCTGGCGTTAGCGCTCGCCGCTCGGACGAATGCGGGAGACAGTGGGGGGGGTATCCAATGA
- the rsmH gene encoding 16S rRNA (cytosine(1402)-N(4))-methyltransferase RsmH, giving the protein MTETVAHIPVLRDAVLEGLAVRADGFYVDGTFGRGGHSRAILDRLGAGGSLLAMDRDPEAAAAASSFADDPRFVFEPGPFSTMADTLRRRFPDRAPDGVFLDLGVSSPQLDTPERGFSFQHDGPLDMRMDPTQGESAADWLARAEQDEIADVIYHYGEERHSRRVARAIVAARADAPITRTAQLAEIVRRAVPGREPGKHPATRTFQALRIHVNRELEELEQWLETIPEALHTGARMVVISFHSLEDRMVKQALRGPRPDTRLPRGLPVMPETPERPWRPIGKPVRADAEEQRRNPRARSAVLRVGERT; this is encoded by the coding sequence ATGACGGAAACCGTCGCTCATATCCCGGTGCTGCGCGACGCGGTGCTGGAGGGGCTGGCCGTGCGCGCTGACGGGTTCTACGTGGATGGGACCTTCGGGCGCGGCGGGCACAGCCGCGCGATTCTCGATCGCCTCGGTGCCGGCGGAAGCCTGCTGGCAATGGACCGGGACCCCGAGGCGGCTGCGGCCGCCTCTTCGTTTGCGGACGATCCACGCTTCGTCTTCGAGCCGGGTCCGTTCTCGACGATGGCCGATACCCTGCGCCGGCGCTTCCCCGATCGTGCGCCGGATGGCGTGTTTCTGGATCTGGGGGTCTCCTCCCCGCAGCTGGACACCCCCGAGCGTGGTTTCAGCTTCCAGCACGATGGCCCGCTGGACATGCGCATGGACCCCACGCAGGGCGAGAGTGCCGCGGACTGGCTGGCCCGCGCGGAGCAGGACGAGATCGCCGACGTGATTTACCACTATGGCGAGGAGCGCCATTCCCGCCGCGTCGCCCGTGCGATCGTCGCTGCGCGCGCGGATGCCCCGATTACGCGCACCGCACAGCTCGCCGAGATCGTGCGCCGCGCGGTGCCCGGGCGCGAACCGGGCAAGCACCCGGCCACGCGTACCTTTCAGGCTCTGCGTATCCATGTGAATCGGGAGCTCGAAGAGCTGGAGCAGTGGCTCGAGACGATCCCGGAGGCCCTGCACACCGGCGCGCGGATGGTGGTGATCAGCTTTCATTCGCTCGAGGATCGCATGGTCAAGCAGGCACTGCGTGGGCCGCGCCCGGACACGCGCCTGCCGCGCGGGCTGCCGGTGATGCCCGAAACACCCGAGCGCCCGTGGCGCCCGATCGGCAAGCCCGTGCGTGCCGACGCCGAAGAGCAGCGCCGCAACCCGCGCGCACGCTCGGCGGTGCTGCGTGTGGGGGAGCGCACCTGA
- the rsmI gene encoding 16S rRNA (cytidine(1402)-2'-O)-methyltransferase, with amino-acid sequence MVATPIGNLADLSPRARDVLARVSRIAAEDTRHSGGLLAHLGVLTPLVSLHEHNERERIPSLLSALEAGDDLALISDAGTPLVSDPGYRLVRAAAEAGLPVRAVPGASAPLAALAVAGLPSDRFCFEGFLPHAGGARRRRLEALLSQPVTTILFESSHRVRAAADDLAALAPERLVFLGRELTKQFEEHYRGVADELPAWLDADANRLRGEFVLILAPAPQAADPESEDAPLADEHERLLGALLGELPLKRAVRVLADATGVPRNRVYARALRLKDEG; translated from the coding sequence GTGGTTGCCACGCCGATCGGCAATCTGGCCGATCTCAGCCCGCGTGCCCGTGACGTGCTGGCGCGCGTTTCGCGTATCGCTGCGGAGGATACGCGACACAGCGGCGGGTTGCTGGCGCACCTGGGGGTACTGACGCCCCTGGTCAGCCTCCATGAACATAACGAGCGCGAGCGCATCCCCTCTTTATTGTCTGCGCTGGAGGCAGGCGACGATCTCGCGTTGATCTCGGATGCCGGTACGCCGCTGGTATCCGACCCGGGGTATCGTCTGGTACGAGCGGCCGCCGAGGCAGGGCTGCCGGTGCGTGCGGTGCCTGGCGCCAGCGCGCCGCTTGCCGCTCTGGCCGTCGCCGGCCTGCCCTCCGATCGTTTCTGCTTCGAGGGCTTTCTGCCGCATGCCGGCGGGGCCCGCCGTCGCCGCCTGGAGGCCTTGCTGTCGCAGCCGGTGACGACGATCCTGTTCGAGTCGTCGCATCGCGTACGTGCCGCTGCCGACGACCTGGCCGCGCTCGCGCCGGAGCGGCTGGTGTTCCTGGGGCGTGAGCTGACCAAGCAGTTCGAGGAACACTATAGAGGTGTTGCGGACGAGCTCCCGGCCTGGCTCGATGCTGATGCCAATCGTCTGCGGGGGGAGTTCGTGTTGATCCTCGCGCCGGCGCCGCAGGCGGCCGATCCGGAGTCCGAGGATGCCCCGCTCGCCGACGAACATGAGCGCCTGCTGGGGGCCTTGCTGGGGGAGCTTCCATTGAAACGAGCGGTGCGGGTTCTTGCCGACGCCACCGGAGTGCCGCGCAACCGTGTCTATGCCCGGGCCCTGCGTCTGAAGGACGAGGGTTGA
- a CDS encoding penicillin-binding protein activator, producing the protein MNLYLSPAAGGRYRGRLALSLLAGAILAGCATPRPDPTPAPEPEEERPEVVDLPAEQQAPILISEAWAGPQPDNVRAAIDAVLRLDEPDGDLVDRADALWRDLDAQHREPLADRVRGARLAATRGEWETARERLGADDPDDETRTPEVYREGLGLHARLLEHEREWYQALDARLRLDGLLLLKPDEQTANQKRIWGLLSALRPAQRDGLAAGEHPDAEPWVRLFTGLRSVHSEDDARRVAGQWRERYPSHPANSLLPELVASHPLQPEAPETILVLLPLSGDLAQLGNAILDGITRAYYAETGGHGRLLVRDTRGDPDTAADLYRRGVEDGVDRIIGPLDRDAVRAVAASEETRPTLLLNRTRLDGNGAFGTLALNPEEDAYAVVDRAVRTGWRNPLVILPEGQFGDRIAEAYQEALADHGLRPRDIVRLRPDAEDINARVGNALGIEQSEARIRDVARRTGLSLEGDPQVRGDADHLFVTGTSRQMRQLVPHLHFHGARQLPIMATPHIYAGQPNANRDRDLNGIVFPDAPYLFTTIEPLNGEMAEGATDELPRFVALGMDAMRLSLHDHAVREATHHQIVGGAGTWSLNPISGDWVREPAWARFESGAPRQLGSTSEGS; encoded by the coding sequence GTGAACCTATACCTCTCTCCAGCTGCCGGGGGGCGCTACCGGGGCCGCCTGGCCCTGAGCCTGCTCGCCGGCGCAATCCTCGCCGGCTGCGCGACGCCGCGCCCGGACCCCACCCCCGCCCCGGAACCGGAGGAGGAACGACCCGAGGTCGTTGACCTGCCGGCCGAGCAACAGGCCCCGATCCTGATCAGCGAGGCCTGGGCGGGCCCGCAGCCGGACAACGTGCGCGCAGCGATCGACGCGGTCCTGAGACTAGACGAGCCGGACGGCGACCTGGTCGACCGCGCGGACGCGCTGTGGCGCGACCTGGATGCCCAGCACCGGGAACCGCTGGCCGACCGTGTGCGCGGTGCCCGCCTGGCGGCCACACGCGGCGAGTGGGAAACCGCGCGCGAGCGGCTCGGCGCCGACGACCCGGACGACGAGACCCGCACGCCCGAGGTCTACCGCGAGGGTCTGGGCCTGCATGCCCGCCTGCTCGAGCACGAGCGCGAATGGTATCAGGCGCTGGACGCCCGGTTGCGCCTCGACGGCCTGCTCCTGCTGAAGCCCGATGAGCAAACAGCCAACCAGAAACGCATCTGGGGTCTGCTCTCGGCGCTTCGACCCGCCCAGCGGGACGGCCTGGCGGCGGGCGAACACCCGGATGCCGAGCCCTGGGTTCGCCTGTTCACCGGATTGCGCAGCGTCCATTCGGAAGACGACGCCCGCCGCGTGGCCGGCCAGTGGCGGGAGCGCTATCCGTCGCACCCGGCCAACAGCCTGCTCCCGGAACTGGTCGCAAGTCACCCGCTCCAGCCCGAGGCGCCGGAGACGATCCTGGTCCTCCTGCCGCTGTCCGGTGATCTCGCCCAGCTCGGCAATGCGATCCTCGACGGCATCACGCGCGCCTACTACGCGGAGACCGGGGGCCACGGCCGACTGTTGGTGCGCGACACACGCGGCGACCCCGACACGGCTGCAGACCTCTACAGGCGCGGCGTCGAGGACGGTGTGGACCGCATCATCGGACCGCTCGACCGCGATGCGGTGCGCGCGGTGGCCGCAAGCGAGGAGACGCGCCCGACGCTGCTGCTCAACCGTACCCGGCTCGACGGCAACGGTGCCTTCGGCACGCTGGCACTGAATCCGGAAGAGGATGCCTACGCTGTGGTGGACCGCGCGGTGCGCACGGGTTGGCGCAACCCGCTCGTAATCCTGCCCGAGGGTCAGTTCGGGGACCGCATTGCGGAAGCCTACCAGGAAGCGCTCGCGGACCACGGCCTGCGGCCGCGGGACATCGTGCGCCTGCGCCCGGATGCCGAGGACATCAATGCCCGGGTGGGCAATGCGCTCGGGATTGAGCAGAGCGAGGCACGCATTCGCGATGTCGCCCGCCGGACTGGCCTGAGTCTGGAGGGCGACCCCCAGGTTCGGGGCGATGCCGATCACCTGTTCGTGACCGGAACCTCGCGCCAGATGCGGCAACTCGTGCCACACCTGCACTTCCACGGGGCCCGGCAACTCCCGATTATGGCGACGCCTCATATCTACGCCGGGCAGCCAAACGCCAATCGCGACCGCGATCTCAACGGCATCGTTTTCCCCGACGCGCCCTATCTGTTCACGACCATCGAGCCGCTGAACGGCGAAATGGCCGAAGGGGCGACTGACGAGCTCCCACGCTTCGTCGCGCTGGGCATGGATGCGATGCGGCTGAGCCTGCATGATCACGCGGTACGCGAGGCCACCCACCATCAAATCGTCGGGGGTGCCGGAACCTGGTCACTGAACCCGATCAGCGGGGACTGGGTGCGCGAGCCGGCCTGGGCGCGCTTCGAGAGCGGCGCACCACGCCAGCTGGGGTCCACCAGCGAGGGCAGCTGA